In one window of Pristiophorus japonicus isolate sPriJap1 chromosome 9, sPriJap1.hap1, whole genome shotgun sequence DNA:
- the LOC139272754 gene encoding cystatin-POGU1-like has protein sequence MAGIWLCVCALLSAAFFSSISTLANEDEGLLGMREIADVNNAGVQSAFAFAIEVYKRYFALSSGKYTIQKAEVQAVAGLKYYLTVEISLEENDFVSSTKKCVFEVYHRPWLNARTLTGFSCE, from the exons ATGGCAGGTATCTGGCTCTGTGTGTGTGCCCTTCTTTCTGCGGCTTTCTTCAGCTCAATCTCAACCTTAGCCAATGAGGATGAGGGTCTTCTTGGCATGCGTGAGATCGCGGATGTGAACAACGCAGGAGTTCAAAGTGCCTTTGCGTTTGCCATTGAAGTATACAAAAGATATTTCGCCCTCAGCTCCGGAAAGTACACAATACAGAAAGCTGAAGTACAG GCTGTTGCTGGATTGAAATATTATTTGACGGTGGAGATATCATTGGAAGAGAATGACTTTGTTAGTTCAACTAAA AAATGTGTCTTTGAGGTGTACCATCGTCCCTGGCTTAATGCAAGGACACTTACAGGCTTTTCCTGCGAATAG